aataaacttgtaaatattgtactgAGTGTTAAATTGTTCTAATAAGTTCTGTCCCCGGTTCGACCATCCTGTCACAATCACTATCATCTACTTAGTTTaacaggaaaaaacaaaatacttaaaatcaattatgttgtaaaatgatatccTGGTCGTGACCAAGATTGAAAGAGATATGTTTAATCTTTGCAAAACATCACTGTCATCTGCTTAGTTCGACGGGAAATCCTGGTCAAGACGAAGTGGAGAGTGCAAATACTATCCACTTTTCATAATGGCAATGTTGATGTTACCTATATATCATCTAATGATCTGTCTTATGTTAACTTAATTGTCAATGAGGGGCTTCCATGGCCGAATGGGTAAGTTCGACATCTTTGAATCATTGGCCCCTCACCACTTAATAACTATGCTGTTAAAccaaactcatattctaatgcgcttaataaagaaaatatcggtaaaaccgatGGCTGCTCCCCGAAGTATGattactaaatatcaaaagcgcAAAAACCGGAATTCATCGACAGGGCACAAACCTCGTCTTAGTAGTGAAGCTTCCAAAGACGTTTCTTAGAACTCAAGCAAATAGTTGTTGAGAAAAAGCACGTACAGGATATGCTGAACTTCTGTCTTGGAAGTGAAGCTTCTTATGAAGTTTCGTCGAATATCAGCCAGGGCTTGCTAAGGAATACTTCGAACAAGGGTTACGCTATAACTTACTAATGTTGAATTATAAGTAagaccggaacatgaagataatatgcgcatctcctttgGAAAGTgcagcttcctatgaagttttgttgAATTCCAGCGAGTAGTTTGGGCAGGTATAGTTACGAAATACATCAAATAAATGGTGTGGATATGAAAATGCTTTTAGGGATATTCAATAAGGACTTCGAAGTAAAAGAAGTACACCTGActgcatatttattttacatagtaTCATTCAAAATGTGATTAAGTACGGGAAACCTTATATTGTGCTTTTGTCGACTATGAAAATACTATCGACACTAGTCAGAGAAGCTTTATGGTATAAACAATTAGATATCGGAGTCAGTTCTGAAATGGTTACAATGCTTAAATCTATCTGCATGTGTTGAGTTTTCTATCGAATCTGATTTTTTAATGTGCcactatgttttaaaaaaaaaagaaaccaccCTTGCCAATCATTTTTGTACGACACAGCGAAATTTAAGAAATTTCGTTAAGGTGCGTCGGCATGAGCGCCAGTGCGACACAGTTAAATGTGCTACATAAATCACCCGCACGCCAACGCGACATAACTGAAGCGATGAAAGTTTTATCTAACCAAGCGTTTAAAGATGTATATATTCCATTTTCTCAAGTAtagaatttgatataaaaacCAAAATGACGTTTTGTTTGACCGAATGTTGGCTCCAATACTGCTTTATTGAGCTGAAGTTTAAGACCCATATAGTACAAATATTACGGATCTGGTACAAATCAAGTTCTGGAAACGAATACTTGGTGCAAAATCTCAAACTCCAATTATAGCAGTATATGGAGAACATAATTATGGTGTATCCAATTTCTACAGTATGTATGGAAAGAGTTCTTAAATTCTGACTGCATACTCGGCACAATGTATTGACCTGAATTTGCCTTACTGTAAATTATGGGCCTAATATAATATGTACAGACCTAAAATACGGTTGTATTTAttagttttcattttaatattaattatattcatGTATTATAAAACCGCTTGCACAACCAGTTTCAACAAAAAATATGGCATGAAAGGGTCACTGGTATGCGAAAACTTGTTTATGATTATTATGTGAGATCCAAATGATTCTTTGCGTAGAAACTGTGTCGAGATAAGACTGAAAATAATTTGTTAgggaaaaatatttacagttttaaactatatttttacatgtttaaactATCATCGCATAACCAAGAATTTGAGACCGGTCGTTATTTGAAAGAGCAAATAGGCTTTGTCAACAATGTGATACAAATATGATTTGCCTGAAATATAaagatatacatataaaatatattggcCTTATtagataaaatttgataatttgttgTCGACGGGGCAAAGGAAAATATTAATTCatatttgcatatttataaaaGAAGCACACAACTTAAGAATATAATTGCATTTAGTGTATATTTCATTTAAGGATCTTACTATATTCACATATGTTTCATACGCTGTTCTTCAGCcaaagacataattatgttatgtcGAATTGCTAAATAAatactgttgttgttgctgctccTGATGCTGCTTCTGCTTCTGCTGAAAGTACGCCAAATTATCAATTATTTCGTTTGCGGTACATTCAACgtacatattgtttttgtgtttatttatttatttatttattttttgtaattggAGCCTTTTTTCCATTATTCGATTATTCGTAGGAAATTTGTCCGAATAATATTGATGCTGTAAATGTTTATAGATGATAATGCTTACGGTGTAGAGAGGCATAAACATGATGTTTTTTATGAAATCAAATTATCGAATTATTCagaatctgctgaaaataacaaccgtaaaaaaactttttagaacAGTTACATACTTGAAATACAGAAATGTTCGTAAGTATTTTTCTTCCGTTTACAAGAAGAATTTACAGGCATACAGACAGATATACTTTTATGTACAATCAGATTCTATCCCATATATACATGAAAACAACATGATTTGTAACATCAGTAAATTTGGGTGTGTATATATACAGCGAGTGACCTCCGTGAACGAGTGGTTAAGACCtgtaacttcaaatcacttgtccctttccgatgtaggttcgagtctCGCtaggggcgtagaattcttcgaagaggaagccatttagctggcttacggaaggtcgctggttctacccagatgcccaccTTTGATGAAATACTGCaccgtcaaaagctggaaagtcgccatatgacctataattgtgtcagtgtgacgtaaacctaacaaaaaataatacagtgtataattgatataattatatctGTATCAATATTTGAGTCGCGTTTAACTTCACACTGAAATACGACATTCAAGTGTAGATCTGCTTTTGAAAAGGTGGGGTGAACGTTTCAAAATATAACTGGAAATAATCATCAAAATGAAATCGAATTACACGCTCGTGGTTatcgtgtttttctttgtttttggatGCACTAATGGAGCACCCGTCGATTCAGAGGAATTCGAACAGTTGCAAAATACAGTCTCTTTGCTTCAAAGAAAACTTGATCATCAtggtttgtatgttttatttgctTGTTCAATTGTAGCCCGAGTGAAATAATTATTACGCTTCTGAAcgacttaaaataattttatccaAGAGCAAATcattgtttgagatatattatttcgattctaacacattataAAGGATTGTTATCTATATCTTCATCTTTGAAGATGTCAAccaaatattttcctgttttaaaagtatttcgaAATGAAGATTTGAATAAAGTAACAATGAGGATGGAGAATTGGTATCAAAGTATGGGCTTatgctatataattatatactaggGTTTGGGTAGCAGTAACAACGATTGTTCCGAGGTAACATGGACAACTTTAAAACCATTGCGCAAGACCAATAGGCTAAGGTCAACAATTCCAAATGTCACCTTCGACCAAATGGCAGAATTCCACAAACATCCATGCAATAATTGTTGTTTTGCATTACTTATGTCTGAAAATACTCACTAACTGGCTATTGAACAAAATACTTCTAGCTGGCTGTATGCTTAGTAAGAAGCGATCAATTTGCGAATGTTTGCGTTTCCCTGATGCGCACTAAAAGGTTCCATCTTTGTTCGATTAATAAAAATAACCAAAACTGACGATTAATTTCTATTTTAGTATAAATCATGTGTAGAAAATGGTAATCAAttcaattattcaaaaaaaaaatgacataggCAATATCTTCTATTTCAAAGGCGATAGTCTTAACtcttgatataattatttttctttatttttccttttaGTCTCAATGAACAGGCCAGTCGCCTTTACTGCCGGGCTAACGAAAACAATCACAAACATGGGAACAAAGCAGCAAATTGTTTTCGACAGTGTATTCACAAACGTCGGGAATGGGTACAACACTTTGAACGGACATTTCACCGCGCCATTTAGTGGGGTTTACGCTTTCTTTGTCGTTATAACAAATACTCCCACACATTCTTGCAGCGTTCAGCTTTTGAGAAATGGATACTTCATCGGACACGTATTGGCTCACACGAAGGCTAAATCTACTAAAGATGGGAATTATTTGACGTCAACGCTTGCCGTCACCGTCAAACTGCAGAGAGGAGACCATGTCTGGGTACAGAACGAATATGCTTTCTCTGCAGTTGAACAGCTGGATGGTTATAACTGGTCCATGTTCTCAGGACATCTCATTGGTGGTGCTTACTAGCAGAGGGAACTGTATATCGTGGAAACCTGTTTATTGGTACATATATATAGACATTGTTCTCCTTTCATGATACTCAATTCTTTCGtcaaactttttttgtaatttagaaaGCATATCTTAAAAACACTGTCAAATATATTAAGCAGTCAAACAAAGGAGTGACGTAATGTAGTtggttaaagacactgattctggtatgcctggtgtgtggcctatggagatgataaggtctgcgtattggcgataagggccaatacacacgtcaggaccattggtagacttgcttctgtttatcataataagctactgtatagctactgtgcagtaaataaattgcaggtgatatttctgacctttatagcaaatcagttctcacctttataacgagtttagacagtttgattgaattagggctaattaaacaaagtgataagatacaacagttttttgtcatatttttaataaagtaagttttttaacaattacatctcattattgctgttttttttaccaaaaatataaaaaaaatgcattcaggcacatagcttttagaagtaataaattattgtgtattttgaacaatgatatatctttattgctggattttattatacataaaaagaaagttaacattatttagacaacacaagaggaattaagcatttttaatatacaacatccttctgtctata
This DNA window, taken from Mercenaria mercenaria strain notata chromosome 19, MADL_Memer_1, whole genome shotgun sequence, encodes the following:
- the LOC128551123 gene encoding complement C1q tumor necrosis factor-related protein 3-like; the encoded protein is MKSNYTLVVIVFFFVFGCTNGAPVDSEEFEQLQNTVSLLQRKLDHHVSMNRPVAFTAGLTKTITNMGTKQQIVFDSVFTNVGNGYNTLNGHFTAPFSGVYAFFVVITNTPTHSCSVQLLRNGYFIGHVLAHTKAKSTKDGNYLTSTLAVTVKLQRGDHVWVQNEYAFSAVEQLDGYNWSMFSGHLIGGAY